A single genomic interval of Sinorhizobium garamanticum harbors:
- the gatA gene encoding Asp-tRNA(Asn)/Glu-tRNA(Gln) amidotransferase subunit GatA, which produces MTELTSLTIAEARAKLSAKEITAVELTDAYIAAIEAANDTINAYVAVTPEKAREMAKASDARIAAGKAGALEGIPLGIKDLFGTEGVHTQACSHILDGFEPRYESTVTQNLWNDGAVMLGKLNMDEFAMGSSNETSYYGPVKNPWRAKNSNLDLVPGGSSGGSAAAVAAHLCAGATATDTGGSIRQPAAFTGTVGIKPTYGRCSRWGVVAFASSLDQAGPIARDVRDAAILLRSMASIDPKDTTSVDLPVPDYEASIGKSIRGMKIGIPKEYRVDGMPEEIETLWQQGIAWLKDAGAEIIDISLPHTKYALPAYYIVAPAEASSNLARYDGVRYGLRVDGKDIIDMYEKTRAAGFGQEVKRRIMIGTYVLSAGYYDAYYLRAQKVRTLIKRDFELVFDAGVDAILTPATPSSAFGIADEDLAADPVKMYLNDIFTVTVNMAGLPGIAVPGGLDRKGLPLGLQLIGKPFEEETLFKTAHVIEQAAGRFTPSKWW; this is translated from the coding sequence ATGACCGAACTTACCAGTCTCACGATCGCCGAAGCCCGCGCGAAGCTTTCCGCCAAGGAAATCACTGCGGTCGAATTGACGGATGCCTACATCGCCGCGATCGAGGCGGCCAATGACACGATCAACGCCTATGTTGCCGTGACCCCGGAAAAGGCGCGCGAGATGGCCAAGGCTTCCGATGCCCGTATTGCCGCCGGCAAGGCCGGTGCTTTGGAAGGCATTCCGCTCGGCATCAAGGATCTCTTCGGCACCGAGGGCGTCCACACGCAGGCCTGCAGCCACATTCTCGACGGCTTCGAGCCGCGCTACGAATCGACGGTCACCCAGAACCTCTGGAACGACGGCGCGGTCATGCTCGGCAAGCTCAACATGGACGAGTTCGCGATGGGCTCTTCCAACGAGACGTCCTACTACGGACCGGTCAAGAACCCGTGGCGCGCCAAGAATTCCAACCTCGACCTCGTGCCCGGCGGCTCCTCCGGCGGTTCAGCGGCTGCCGTCGCGGCCCATCTCTGCGCCGGTGCGACGGCGACCGATACGGGCGGCTCCATTCGCCAGCCGGCCGCCTTCACCGGCACGGTCGGCATCAAGCCGACCTATGGCCGCTGCTCGCGCTGGGGCGTCGTCGCCTTTGCCTCCTCGCTCGACCAGGCCGGCCCGATCGCGCGCGACGTGCGCGATGCGGCGATCCTCTTGAGGTCGATGGCCAGCATCGATCCGAAGGATACGACCTCCGTCGACTTGCCCGTGCCGGATTATGAGGCGTCGATCGGCAAATCGATCAGGGGCATGAAGATCGGTATCCCGAAGGAGTACCGCGTCGACGGCATGCCGGAGGAAATCGAGACGCTTTGGCAGCAAGGCATTGCCTGGTTGAAGGACGCCGGTGCCGAGATCATCGACATCTCGCTGCCGCACACGAAATACGCACTGCCGGCCTATTATATCGTCGCGCCCGCCGAGGCGTCGTCGAATCTGGCGCGCTATGACGGTGTCCGCTACGGCCTGCGCGTCGACGGCAAGGATATCATCGACATGTACGAGAAGACGCGGGCTGCCGGCTTCGGCCAGGAAGTCAAGCGCCGCATCATGATCGGCACCTATGTGCTCTCCGCCGGCTACTACGACGCCTATTATCTGCGCGCGCAAAAAGTCCGGACGCTGATCAAGCGCGACTTCGAACTCGTTTTCGATGCAGGTGTCGACGCGATCCTGACGCCGGCGACGCCGTCCTCGGCCTTCGGCATTGCGGACGAGGATCTCGCAGCCGATCCGGTCAAGATGTATCTGAACGACATCTTCACCGTAACGGTGAACATGGCAGGGCTGCCGGGCATTGCGGTGCCGGGCGGGCTCGACCGCAAGGGCCTTCCGCTCGGTCTGCAGCTCATCGGCAAGCCGTTCGAGGAGGAAACGCTGTTCAAGACGGCGCATGTCATCGAACAGGCCGCGGGCCGCTTCACTCCGTCCAAGTGGTGGTAG
- the gatC gene encoding Asp-tRNA(Asn)/Glu-tRNA(Gln) amidotransferase subunit GatC, which yields MSVDLATVKRVARLARIAVSEEEAERMMGELNGILGFVEQLSEVNVDGVEPMTSVMPMNMKKRTDTVADGDKAADIVANAPNSDRNFFLVPKVVE from the coding sequence ATGTCCGTAGACCTTGCCACCGTAAAGCGCGTCGCGCGCCTTGCCCGCATCGCTGTCAGCGAAGAGGAGGCCGAACGGATGATGGGCGAGCTCAATGGCATTCTCGGCTTCGTCGAGCAGCTTTCCGAGGTCAATGTCGACGGCGTCGAGCCGATGACTTCGGTAATGCCGATGAACATGAAGAAGCGCACCGACACCGTCGCCGACGGCGACAAGGCTGCCGACATTGTCGCCAATGCGCCGAATTCGGACCGCAACTTCTTCCTCGTTCCGAAGGTGGTCGAGTAA
- a CDS encoding metal-dependent hydrolase translates to MKIKWLGHSAFHIETAKAKILIDPFFTGNPAFRESERKAATAGLTHILLTHGHGDHVGDTVAIAKETGATVVGNFDLCIWLERQGVSKMDAGNTGGTIQLGAFSVTLVTALHSSAQITEDGVSHSLGSAGGLVLHFDDEPTLYHMGDTDIFSDMALVHELHAPDIGIVPIGDRFTMGGAVAALACQRYFKFNTAIPCHYGSFPIIDQTPQTFVAGMDGASTLVATPEVGGVVTL, encoded by the coding sequence ATGAAGATCAAATGGCTCGGCCATTCCGCCTTCCACATCGAGACGGCGAAGGCCAAAATCCTGATCGATCCCTTCTTCACCGGGAATCCGGCGTTTCGTGAAAGCGAACGCAAGGCGGCAACCGCGGGACTGACGCATATCCTGCTTACGCATGGCCACGGCGACCATGTCGGCGACACCGTCGCGATCGCCAAGGAAACCGGAGCCACGGTGGTTGGCAATTTCGATCTTTGCATATGGCTCGAAAGGCAGGGCGTGTCGAAGATGGATGCCGGCAACACCGGCGGGACGATCCAGCTTGGCGCTTTCTCGGTGACCTTAGTCACGGCGCTTCATTCGTCGGCGCAGATCACCGAAGACGGCGTTTCCCATTCGCTCGGAAGTGCCGGCGGCCTGGTGCTTCACTTCGACGACGAGCCGACGCTCTATCATATGGGCGACACGGACATCTTCTCGGACATGGCACTGGTCCACGAACTGCATGCGCCCGACATCGGAATCGTGCCGATCGGCGACCGGTTCACCATGGGCGGCGCCGTGGCCGCTCTTGCCTGCCAGCGCTATTTCAAATTCAACACTGCGATCCCCTGCCATTATGGCTCGTTCCCGATCATCGACCAGACGCCGCAGACCTTCGTCGCCGGCATGGACGGTGCCTCGACGCTGGTCGCGACGCCTGAAGTCGGCGGCGTCGTCACTCTCTGA
- the ruvX gene encoding Holliday junction resolvase RuvX, which yields MAILTIEELAASLPPNRAIAGLDLGTKTIGLSVSDLGRRFATPRDVIRRVKFGIDAEALLAMAAKEKIAAFIIGLPVNMDGTEGPRCQATRAFVRNMGEKTDIPFVLWDERLSTVAAERVLIEMDVSRKKRAERIDSAAASFILQGALDRLASLANASRD from the coding sequence ATGGCAATTCTTACAATCGAAGAACTGGCAGCGTCCTTGCCGCCCAACCGGGCGATTGCCGGCCTGGATCTCGGCACCAAGACGATCGGGCTGTCGGTCTCCGACCTCGGGCGGCGCTTCGCGACGCCGCGCGACGTGATCCGCCGCGTCAAGTTCGGCATCGATGCGGAAGCGCTCCTGGCCATGGCAGCAAAGGAAAAGATCGCGGCCTTTATCATCGGCCTGCCCGTCAACATGGACGGGACCGAGGGACCGCGCTGCCAAGCCACGCGCGCCTTTGTGAGGAACATGGGAGAGAAAACAGATATTCCCTTCGTGCTCTGGGACGAACGGCTCTCGACTGTCGCGGCGGAGCGGGTACTGATCGAGATGGATGTATCCCGGAAGAAGCGGGCAGAGCGGATCGACTCCGCCGCGGCTTCCTTCATTCTTCAGGGAGCGCTCGACAGACTGGCGTCGCTCGCAAATGCCTCCCGCGATTGA
- a CDS encoding DUF6105 family protein, which produces MKWLLIFWAAPVTLLTSWYGLSYYDMSFGVFMLTRQAHDLVFDIYGHVLGIPPETIPPLVARAMVVDSAIVFALVALRKRRQIVAWYRRRFGVPSAQSREAFASDASLSSAP; this is translated from the coding sequence ATGAAGTGGCTCCTGATCTTTTGGGCCGCCCCGGTCACGCTGCTGACCAGCTGGTACGGTCTTTCCTATTACGATATGAGCTTCGGCGTCTTCATGTTGACGCGTCAGGCGCATGACCTCGTGTTTGATATCTACGGTCACGTGCTGGGAATTCCGCCCGAAACCATCCCGCCGCTCGTCGCGCGGGCGATGGTCGTCGATAGCGCCATCGTATTTGCACTTGTGGCTTTGAGAAAACGCCGCCAGATCGTCGCCTGGTACCGCCGCCGTTTCGGCGTGCCGTCCGCTCAATCGCGGGAGGCATTTGCGAGCGACGCCAGTCTGTCGAGCGCTCCCTGA
- a CDS encoding AEC family transporter, whose protein sequence is MTAIFESILPIFLLVLLGVWLRRSKLIDQGLWIGLEQFGYYLLFPALLFSTLAEADFTGIKADATAIATIGSVTAMSAVLLLIWPLLRGRQISGAAFTSIFQTATRWNAFIALAVAQKLYGAIGLSLTALVMTLIIIPINFYNVAVLVWFGGGGRGLGFFFLKIITNPLIISSALGILLNITGIELYAPVMTAIDMLATASLSLGLIMVGAGLRIADALRPSGAAMLAVALKLIVMPAFMVGAGALLGIRGDALLVIALGAAVPTAMNGYLLAKQMGGDAELYAAVATIQTAVSFFTIPLVLSATGYVAAG, encoded by the coding sequence ATGACCGCCATCTTCGAGAGCATCCTGCCTATCTTCCTGCTTGTGCTTCTTGGAGTGTGGCTCCGACGGTCGAAGCTCATCGACCAAGGGCTTTGGATCGGGCTCGAGCAGTTCGGGTACTATCTTCTTTTCCCCGCGCTGCTCTTCTCGACCTTAGCCGAGGCGGACTTCACCGGAATAAAGGCCGACGCAACGGCGATTGCGACCATTGGCAGCGTTACGGCGATGTCGGCCGTACTCCTTCTGATCTGGCCGCTCCTGCGCGGTCGCCAGATCTCCGGCGCTGCCTTCACCTCGATCTTTCAGACCGCGACGCGCTGGAACGCCTTCATCGCGCTCGCCGTTGCGCAAAAGCTCTACGGTGCGATCGGTCTCAGCCTGACTGCGCTGGTGATGACGCTGATCATCATCCCGATCAATTTCTACAATGTCGCTGTGCTTGTTTGGTTCGGCGGCGGCGGTCGCGGTCTCGGGTTCTTCTTTCTGAAGATCATCACCAATCCTTTGATCATTTCGTCGGCGCTTGGGATATTGCTCAACATCACCGGTATCGAACTCTATGCACCGGTGATGACGGCCATCGACATGCTGGCGACGGCCTCGCTCAGCCTCGGCCTGATCATGGTTGGCGCCGGTCTCAGGATCGCCGACGCATTGAGACCGAGCGGCGCCGCGATGCTGGCAGTCGCGCTCAAGCTGATCGTCATGCCGGCTTTCATGGTCGGAGCCGGTGCGCTGCTCGGCATCCGCGGTGATGCGCTGCTGGTGATAGCCCTGGGAGCTGCCGTGCCGACAGCCATGAACGGCTATCTTCTCGCCAAGCAGATGGGGGGAGATGCAGAACTCTATGCCGCGGTCGCGACGATTCAGACGGCGGTATCCTTCTTTACGATACCGCTTGTCCTTTCCGCCACCGGCTATGTCGCTGCCGGATAG
- a CDS encoding acyl-CoA dehydrogenase family protein, whose amino-acid sequence MNQMNRTEQKLAELNQPKPWSGVNAYRSDPLVVDITSSMPKTLRDEFDVLGRYVTSPEAQELARMANEGVPKLKTHGPRGERLDVVEFHPAWHALMRRSMTTGLHSSAWENLADERDRSHKARAIRFYLTAQLECGHLCPLTMTSASVAAITASPAVQKEWAPKILSRKYDSSNRPWMQKSAVTIGMGMTEKQGGTDVRANTSTAERVGEGIYRLNGHKWFMSAPMSDAFVMLAQTRDGLGCFLVPRLLEDGSANGLRFQRLKDKLGNRSNASSEVEFSDTFGFVLGTPDAGIRTILDMVTLTRLDCALASAGMMRASLAEAVHHTRGRKVFGKALISQPMMTRVLADMALDVAAASALSFRLADAFDKAHGSADDAAYARIMTPVAKYWCCKIAPGLIYEAMECLGGNGYVEERALARHYREAPVNAIWEGSGNVMALDVLRVLGRRKELFEQLFGIFSRDLGPAGRKTIDVLRAAMSLCERDEGAARMLVEQLALAAAAAELYRLGAGRIADAFLESRLAAGWRSTYGMLDSRFDSAYVLDLLYPAAT is encoded by the coding sequence GCCGTTACGTCACCTCGCCGGAAGCGCAGGAACTGGCGCGCATGGCCAATGAGGGCGTGCCGAAGCTGAAGACCCACGGCCCTCGCGGTGAGCGCCTCGACGTCGTCGAGTTCCATCCGGCTTGGCACGCGCTGATGCGCCGGTCGATGACGACGGGTCTGCATTCTTCCGCCTGGGAGAACCTGGCGGATGAAAGAGACCGCTCGCACAAGGCGAGGGCGATCCGCTTCTACCTGACGGCACAGCTCGAATGCGGTCATCTCTGCCCACTGACGATGACCAGTGCGTCGGTTGCCGCCATCACCGCGTCTCCGGCGGTCCAGAAGGAATGGGCGCCAAAGATCCTCTCACGCAAATATGATTCCTCCAACCGCCCATGGATGCAGAAAAGCGCCGTCACCATCGGCATGGGCATGACGGAGAAGCAGGGCGGCACCGATGTCCGCGCCAACACCTCGACTGCAGAGCGCGTCGGGGAGGGCATCTACCGTCTCAACGGCCACAAGTGGTTCATGTCGGCGCCGATGAGCGATGCTTTCGTGATGCTCGCGCAGACGCGCGATGGGCTCGGCTGCTTCCTGGTGCCGCGGCTGCTCGAGGACGGTTCCGCCAACGGACTGCGCTTCCAGCGCCTGAAGGACAAGCTCGGCAATCGCTCCAATGCTTCGTCGGAGGTGGAGTTTTCCGACACGTTCGGTTTCGTGCTCGGAACGCCCGACGCCGGTATCCGCACCATTCTCGATATGGTGACATTGACGCGGCTTGACTGCGCGCTCGCTTCCGCCGGCATGATGCGCGCCTCGCTCGCCGAAGCTGTTCACCACACCCGCGGCCGCAAGGTCTTTGGCAAGGCGCTGATCAGCCAGCCGATGATGACACGGGTTCTGGCAGACATGGCGCTCGACGTCGCGGCGGCGAGCGCGCTGTCGTTCCGTCTTGCCGATGCCTTCGACAAGGCCCATGGCAGCGCCGACGATGCCGCCTATGCCCGCATCATGACGCCGGTCGCCAAATACTGGTGCTGCAAGATCGCCCCCGGCCTGATCTATGAGGCGATGGAATGCCTCGGCGGCAACGGCTATGTCGAGGAGCGCGCGCTCGCCCGGCATTATCGCGAGGCGCCGGTCAACGCCATCTGGGAGGGATCCGGCAACGTTATGGCGCTCGACGTGCTGCGCGTGCTCGGGCGTCGCAAGGAGCTGTTCGAACAGCTCTTCGGCATCTTCAGCCGCGATCTCGGCCCCGCTGGCCGAAAGACGATCGACGTTCTGCGCGCGGCCATGTCGCTCTGCGAACGCGACGAAGGTGCCGCCCGGATGCTGGTCGAGCAGCTTGCGCTCGCCGCCGCGGCTGCCGAACTCTACCGGCTCGGCGCGGGGCGTATCGCCGACGCGTTCCTCGAGTCGCGCCTCGCGGCAGGCTGGCGCTCGACCTACGGCATGCTCGATTCGCGCTTCGATTCCGCCTACGTGCTCGATCTGCTCTATCCGGCAGCGACATAG